A stretch of the Aegilops tauschii subsp. strangulata cultivar AL8/78 chromosome 4, Aet v6.0, whole genome shotgun sequence genome encodes the following:
- the LOC109732809 gene encoding lipid droplet phospholipase 1 isoform X1 codes for MPPGKGGEKKGRRRRWLPAACLPRPGCFTVSGADEGPSGSGSGADEGGGEGGSSRAPTHLIVTVNGIVGSAENWGYAAKHFIRKHPEDVVVHCSGCNSATRTFDGVDVMGRRLAEEVLSVVKCRPELQKISFVAHSLGGLIARYAIALLYEPATQTDCHEEYEKDVSDARSNQPMGQGKIAGLEPMNFITFATPHLGTRSHKQMPLLRGSYRLEKMAFGMSWLAGRSGKHLFLKDVEDEKPPLLLQMVTDYGDLHFISALRSFRRCVAYSNVCGDFVVGWKTSSIRCQHELPKKEDFVDDVRYPHVVYVEKPKVRDVDFSDEMIYQAKTTSEMEEVMLKSLNRIPWERVDVSFKRSRQRIFAHSTIQVKTYFFNSDGADVVFHMIDHFLY; via the exons ATGCCGCCGGGGAAGGGCGGGGAGaagaaggggaggaggaggaggtggctgccGGCGGCGTGCCTCCCGCGGCCCGGGTGCTTCACGGTGTCCGGCGCCGACGAGGGGCCCtcgggctccggctccggcgccGACGAGGGAGGCGGAGAGGGGGGCAGCAGTCGGGCGCCCACGCATCTGATCGTGACCGTCAATGGGATCGTCGGCAG TGCAGAAAATTGGGGTTACGCAGCAAAACATTTCATCAGAAAACACCCTGAGGATGTGGTTGTTCATT GCAGTGGATGCAACTCAGCAACTCGAACTTTCGATGGTGTTGATGTGATGGGAAGGAGATTAGCGGAGGAG GTGCTTTCAGTTGTTAAGTGTAGACCAGAACTTCAGAAGATCTCCTTTGTTGCACACTCATTGGGTGGGTTGATTGCAAGATACGCCATTGCACTACTATATGAGCCTGCTACACAAACAGATTGTCATGAGGAGTATGAGAAGGATGTCAGTGATGCTCGTAGCAACCAACCGATGGGTCAAGGCAAGATTGCTGGTTTGGAGCCCATGAACTTTATAACTTTTGCAACACCACACCTTGGCACAAGATCACATAAACAG ATGCCCCTTCTCCGTGGTTCCTATAGATTGGAAAAGATGGCTTTTGGTATGTCCTGGCTTGCTGGGAGAAGTGGAAAACATCTTTTTCTAAAGGATGTTGAAGATGAGAAGCCACCATTACTTCTTCAGATGGTTACTGATTACGGGGATCTCCATTTCAT ATCAGCTCTTCGTTCTTTCAGGCGTTGTGTTGCTTACTCAAATGTTTGTGGTGATT TCGTTGTTGGCTGGAAGACATCTTCAATACGCTGTCAACATGAGCTTCCCAAG AAAGAAGATTTTGTGGATGATGTAAGATATCCACATGTTGTATATGTGGAAAAACCAAAGGTTCGGGATGTTGATTTTTCGGATGAAATGATTTATCAGGCAAAAACTACAAGTGAAATGGAAG AGGTAATGCTGAAAAGCCTAAATAGAATTCCCTGGGAAAGGGTAGATGTTAGCTTCAAGAGAAGTAGACAAAGGATTTTTGCTCATAGCACCATTCAG
- the LOC109732809 gene encoding putative lipase ROG1 isoform X2, translating to MGSSAENWGYAAKHFIRKHPEDVVVHCSGCNSATRTFDGVDVMGRRLAEEVLSVVKCRPELQKISFVAHSLGGLIARYAIALLYEPATQTDCHEEYEKDVSDARSNQPMGQGKIAGLEPMNFITFATPHLGTRSHKQMPLLRGSYRLEKMAFGMSWLAGRSGKHLFLKDVEDEKPPLLLQMVTDYGDLHFISALRSFRRCVAYSNVCGDFVVGWKTSSIRCQHELPKKEDFVDDVRYPHVVYVEKPKVRDVDFSDEMIYQAKTTSEMEEVMLKSLNRIPWERVDVSFKRSRQRIFAHSTIQVKTYFFNSDGADVVFHMIDHFLY from the exons ATGGGATCGTCGGCAG AAAATTGGGGTTACGCAGCAAAACATTTCATCAGAAAACACCCTGAGGATGTGGTTGTTCATT GCAGTGGATGCAACTCAGCAACTCGAACTTTCGATGGTGTTGATGTGATGGGAAGGAGATTAGCGGAGGAG GTGCTTTCAGTTGTTAAGTGTAGACCAGAACTTCAGAAGATCTCCTTTGTTGCACACTCATTGGGTGGGTTGATTGCAAGATACGCCATTGCACTACTATATGAGCCTGCTACACAAACAGATTGTCATGAGGAGTATGAGAAGGATGTCAGTGATGCTCGTAGCAACCAACCGATGGGTCAAGGCAAGATTGCTGGTTTGGAGCCCATGAACTTTATAACTTTTGCAACACCACACCTTGGCACAAGATCACATAAACAG ATGCCCCTTCTCCGTGGTTCCTATAGATTGGAAAAGATGGCTTTTGGTATGTCCTGGCTTGCTGGGAGAAGTGGAAAACATCTTTTTCTAAAGGATGTTGAAGATGAGAAGCCACCATTACTTCTTCAGATGGTTACTGATTACGGGGATCTCCATTTCAT ATCAGCTCTTCGTTCTTTCAGGCGTTGTGTTGCTTACTCAAATGTTTGTGGTGATT TCGTTGTTGGCTGGAAGACATCTTCAATACGCTGTCAACATGAGCTTCCCAAG AAAGAAGATTTTGTGGATGATGTAAGATATCCACATGTTGTATATGTGGAAAAACCAAAGGTTCGGGATGTTGATTTTTCGGATGAAATGATTTATCAGGCAAAAACTACAAGTGAAATGGAAG AGGTAATGCTGAAAAGCCTAAATAGAATTCCCTGGGAAAGGGTAGATGTTAGCTTCAAGAGAAGTAGACAAAGGATTTTTGCTCATAGCACCATTCAG
- the LOC109732810 gene encoding uncharacterized protein isoform X1, with protein sequence MDRESKPPCHVRSAFMHGPAAELADQANAWPAGKPYTRMPAVPFPQKKKPCVRSKRKKKPSRGEQKRWASDGGGGGWPSRVMVLPATPSRDAGAHSRPSQDGQGEAGPPRPRRPPAFYSSVFAQIEEVGWGQLVSATGDDGVSCLTFRVMDEQRRHHLLEITLPMNYPACPPSIAADVPYLPKLQWSESSRLKDVLCQFQEHLKVLQDYWSTMDGIDKALWVVDPTKPTYAMSHHRIALGDDCYILLHVDTHKPNSLPECRFLGTDGKLERLIKNWRKNRKRWSADRKFHENLATVLDFALPQPPSVSIKDDQQADCGICYATHLPVDDELGTQSGCAADYKCENPSCSRAFHSVCLRDWLRTITTTRQSFDVLFGNCPYCSEPVAVKSTDS encoded by the exons ATGGACCGTGAATCTAAACCGCCGTGTCATGTCAGGTCGGCCTTCATGCATGGGCCAGCTGCGGAACTGGCCGACCAAGCCAATGCTTGGCCGGCCGGCAAGCCCTACACTCGGATGCCGGCCGTGCCTTTTCCTCAGAAAAAAAAACCGTGCGTTCGctcaaaaagaaagaaaaagccaagccgcggcgagCAGAAGCGGTGGgcgagcgacggcggcggcggcggttggccCTCTCGAGTCATGGTGCTACCCGCCACCCCCTCTCGCGACGCCGGAGCTCACTCGCGCCCTTCGCAGGACGGCCAGGGGGAAGCGGGGCCGCCGCGCCCGCGCAGACCGCCCGCGTTCTACAGCTCCGTGTTCGCGCAG ATCGAAGAGGTCGGGTGGGGGCAACTAGTGAGCGCCACAGGCGATGACGGCGTGTCGTGCCTCACCTTCCGCGTCAT GGATGAGCAGCGACGGCACCATTTACTGGAGATCACACTGCCCATGAACTACCCGGCATGCCCTCCTTCAATTGCTGCG GATGTTCCTTATCTCCCTAAATTACAGTGGTCAGAAAGCTCAAGACTGAAGGATGTTCTCTGCCAGTTCCAAGAG CACCTGAAGGTATTGCAAGATTACTGGTCTACAATGGATGGCATTGACAAGGCCCTTTGGGTTGTCGATCCTACAAAGCCGACATATGCTATGTCTCATCATCGCATAGCTTTGGGTGATGATTGCTATATTTTACTACATGTTGATACGCACAAGCCCAACTCCTTACCAGA GTGCCGCTTCCTAGGCACAGATGGGAAATTGGAAAGGCTGATAAAGAATTGGAGAAAAAATCGTAAGAGATG GAGCGCTGACAGAAAGTTCCATGAAAACCTGGCAACCGTCTTAGATTTTGCTCTGCCGCAACCCCCTTCTGTGAGTATCAAAGATGACCAGCAAGCTGATTGTGGGATATGTTACGCCACGCATCTGCCCGTCG ATGACGAACTCGGGACTCAGAGCGGGTGCGCGGCGGACTACAAGTGCGAAAACCCTAGCTGCAGCAGAGCCTTCCACTCCGTGTGCCTGAGAGACTGGCTGCGCACCATTACTACGACAAGGCA GTCGTTTGATGTCCTGTTCGGGAACTGCCCTTATTGCAGTGAGCCTGTCGCCGTGAAGAGCACCGACAGCTGA
- the LOC109732810 gene encoding uncharacterized protein isoform X2, whose product MGQLRNWPTKPMLGRPASPTLGCRPCLFLRKKNRAFAQKERKSQAAASRSGGRATAAAAVGPLESWCYPPPPLATPELTRALRRTARGKRGRRARADRPRSTAPCSRRDEQRRHHLLEITLPMNYPACPPSIAADVPYLPKLQWSESSRLKDVLCQFQEHLKVLQDYWSTMDGIDKALWVVDPTKPTYAMSHHRIALGDDCYILLHVDTHKPNSLPECRFLGTDGKLERLIKNWRKNRKRWSADRKFHENLATVLDFALPQPPSVSIKDDQQADCGICYATHLPVDDELGTQSGCAADYKCENPSCSRAFHSVCLRDWLRTITTTRQSFDVLFGNCPYCSEPVAVKSTDS is encoded by the exons ATGGGCCAGCTGCGGAACTGGCCGACCAAGCCAATGCTTGGCCGGCCGGCAAGCCCTACACTCGGATGCCGGCCGTGCCTTTTCCTCAGAAAAAAAAACCGTGCGTTCGctcaaaaagaaagaaaaagccaagccgcggcgagCAGAAGCGGTGGgcgagcgacggcggcggcggcggttggccCTCTCGAGTCATGGTGCTACCCGCCACCCCCTCTCGCGACGCCGGAGCTCACTCGCGCCCTTCGCAGGACGGCCAGGGGGAAGCGGGGCCGCCGCGCCCGCGCAGACCGCCCGCGTTCTACAGCTCCGTGTTCGCGCAG GGATGAGCAGCGACGGCACCATTTACTGGAGATCACACTGCCCATGAACTACCCGGCATGCCCTCCTTCAATTGCTGCG GATGTTCCTTATCTCCCTAAATTACAGTGGTCAGAAAGCTCAAGACTGAAGGATGTTCTCTGCCAGTTCCAAGAG CACCTGAAGGTATTGCAAGATTACTGGTCTACAATGGATGGCATTGACAAGGCCCTTTGGGTTGTCGATCCTACAAAGCCGACATATGCTATGTCTCATCATCGCATAGCTTTGGGTGATGATTGCTATATTTTACTACATGTTGATACGCACAAGCCCAACTCCTTACCAGA GTGCCGCTTCCTAGGCACAGATGGGAAATTGGAAAGGCTGATAAAGAATTGGAGAAAAAATCGTAAGAGATG GAGCGCTGACAGAAAGTTCCATGAAAACCTGGCAACCGTCTTAGATTTTGCTCTGCCGCAACCCCCTTCTGTGAGTATCAAAGATGACCAGCAAGCTGATTGTGGGATATGTTACGCCACGCATCTGCCCGTCG ATGACGAACTCGGGACTCAGAGCGGGTGCGCGGCGGACTACAAGTGCGAAAACCCTAGCTGCAGCAGAGCCTTCCACTCCGTGTGCCTGAGAGACTGGCTGCGCACCATTACTACGACAAGGCA GTCGTTTGATGTCCTGTTCGGGAACTGCCCTTATTGCAGTGAGCCTGTCGCCGTGAAGAGCACCGACAGCTGA